Proteins from a genomic interval of Pogoniulus pusillus isolate bPogPus1 chromosome 30, bPogPus1.pri, whole genome shotgun sequence:
- the PPP1CC gene encoding serine/threonine-protein phosphatase PP1-gamma catalytic subunit, protein MADIDKLNIDSIIQRLLEVRGSKPGKNVQLQENEIRGLCLKSREIFLSQPILLELEAPLKICGDIHGQYYDLLRLFEYGGFPPESNYLFLGDYVDRGKQSLETICLLLAYKIKYPENFFLLRGNHECASINRIYGFYDECKRRYNIKLWKTFTDCFNCLPIAAIVDEKIFCCHGGLSPDLQSMEQIRRIMRPTDVPDQGLLCDLLWSDPDKDVLGWGENDRGVSFTFGAEVVAKFLHKHDLDLICRAHQVVEDGYEFFAKRQLVTLFSAPNYCGEFDNAGAMMSVDETLMCSFQILKPAEKKKPNSSRPVTPPRGMITKQAKK, encoded by the exons ATGGCGGATATAGACAAGCTCAATATCGACAGCATCATCCAACGGCTGCTGGAGG TGAGAGGATCAAAACCAGGCAAAAATGTCCAGCTTCAAGAGAACGAAATCAGAGGACTGTGTTTGAAATCCAGAGAAATCTTTCTGAGTCAGCCTATTCTACTAGAACTTGAAGCTCCATTGAAAATATGTG GTGACATCCATGGGCAGTACTATGACTTGCTTCGACTCTTTGAATATGGAGGGTTTCCACCAGAAAGCAACTACCTGTTCCTTGGAGATTATGTTGATAGAGGAAAGCAGTCTTTAGAAACAATTTGTCTTCTATTGGCCTACAAAATTAAATACCCAGAGAATTTTTTCCTGCTCAGAGGGAACCACGAATGTGCCAGCATCAATAGAATTTATGGGTTTTACGATGAAT GTAAGAGAAGATACAATATTAAGCTGTGGAAAACCTTCACAGATTGTTTTAACTGTTTACCAATTGCAGCCATTGTGGATGAGAAAATATTCTGCTGCCATGGGG GTTTGTCACCAGATCTTCAATCAATGGAGCAGATAAGACGAATTATGCGCCCCACTGATGTACCAGATCAGGGTCTACTCTGTGATCTCCTGTGGTCAGACCCTGACAAGGATGTCTTGGGATGGGGTGAAAATGACAGAGGAGTGTCCTTTACATTTGGTGCTGAAGTGGTTGCGAAGTTTCTCCACAAACATGATTTGGATCTCATATGCAGAGCTCATCAG GTTGTTGAAGATGGATATGAGTTCTTTGCAAAGAGGCAGTTGGTAACTCTCTTCTCTGCCCCTAATTACTGCGGAGAGTTTGATAATGCAGGTGCCATGATGAGTGTGGATGAAACTCTAATGTGCTCTTTTCAG ATTTTGAAacctgcagagaagaagaagCCCAATTCCAGCAGACCTGTAACGCCTCCCAGGGGTATGATcacaaaacaagcaaagaaataG